A stretch of the Thiomicrorhabdus xiamenensis genome encodes the following:
- the dnaB gene encoding replicative DNA helicase → MQINSSKNSTQEAENPFKVPPHSIDAEQSVLAGLMLSNETLDDVMTIVNTTDFYTKQHQAIFDVIIELNRNSKPFDLVTVANQLQSNGNLELAGNKEYLVELVKNTPSATNILYYAQLVRDKAILRNLIEASNEVAQTAYFPKGKDVREILDIAESKIMKIAEHGEGKERQYQTMHNLLTAALNKIDELFNTEGHITGQETHLTQFDEITAGLQNGDLIIVAGRPSMGKTTFSMNMAENIATKNNTPVAVFSMEMPGESLAMRMISSIGRIDAGRMRTGKLQQEDWPKLNKAVNILSKAKIYIDDTPALMITELRARARRIDKDIRDLQRKEAVEAGHEDPDKHVTGLGLVVVDYLQLMRGSANAENRVNEISEISRGLKALAKELNIPVIALSQLNRSLEQRPNKRPVMSDLRESGAIEQDADLIIFIYRDEVYHDDSEDKGIAEIILGKHRNGALGTVRLTFIGEYTRFENHAAFDIEH, encoded by the coding sequence ATGCAGATTAATTCATCAAAAAACTCGACTCAAGAAGCAGAAAATCCATTTAAGGTTCCACCGCATTCCATCGATGCCGAACAGTCCGTTCTGGCAGGTTTAATGCTGTCGAATGAGACGCTTGATGATGTGATGACGATCGTCAATACAACCGATTTCTATACCAAACAGCATCAGGCGATTTTCGATGTCATTATCGAGTTGAACCGCAATAGCAAACCCTTTGATCTGGTGACGGTTGCAAACCAGTTGCAATCCAACGGAAACCTGGAGCTGGCTGGGAATAAAGAGTATCTGGTCGAGCTGGTCAAAAATACGCCAAGTGCGACCAATATTCTCTACTATGCGCAACTGGTCCGCGACAAGGCGATTCTACGCAATCTGATCGAAGCCAGTAACGAAGTGGCGCAAACCGCCTATTTCCCCAAAGGAAAAGATGTGCGCGAGATTCTGGATATCGCCGAATCCAAGATCATGAAGATCGCCGAGCACGGCGAAGGGAAAGAGCGTCAATATCAAACCATGCACAACCTGTTGACGGCCGCATTGAATAAGATCGACGAACTGTTCAATACCGAAGGGCACATCACCGGGCAGGAAACCCATCTCACACAATTTGACGAAATTACCGCCGGTCTGCAAAACGGTGACTTGATCATCGTTGCCGGGCGTCCGTCGATGGGTAAAACGACTTTCTCAATGAACATGGCCGAAAACATTGCGACCAAGAATAATACTCCGGTCGCCGTCTTTTCGATGGAGATGCCGGGCGAATCGCTGGCAATGCGTATGATCAGTTCGATCGGGCGTATCGATGCCGGACGAATGCGTACCGGTAAACTGCAGCAGGAAGACTGGCCGAAACTGAATAAAGCGGTCAACATCCTCTCTAAAGCAAAGATTTACATTGATGATACGCCTGCGCTGATGATTACCGAGTTGCGTGCCAGAGCGCGTCGTATCGATAAAGATATTCGTGACCTGCAACGCAAGGAAGCGGTCGAGGCCGGGCATGAAGATCCGGATAAGCATGTTACCGGCTTGGGACTGGTCGTGGTGGATTATCTGCAACTGATGCGCGGTTCGGCGAATGCTGAAAACCGTGTTAACGAAATTTCGGAAATTTCCCGAGGACTCAAGGCCTTAGCGAAAGAACTTAATATTCCGGTCATTGCACTTTCGCAGTTGAACCGCAGTCTGGAACAACGTCCCAATAAACGCCCTGTAATGTCGGATTTGCGTGAATCCGGGGCGATCGAGCAGGATGCCGACTTGATTATCTTCATCTACCGTGATGAGGTCTATCACGACGACTCCGAGGATAAAGGTATCGCTGAAATCATACTCGGGAAACATCGTAACGGTGCCTTGGGAACGGTACGCTTGACCTTTATTGGTGAATATACCCGTTTCGAAAACCATGCTGCCTTCGACATCGAGCATTAA
- a CDS encoding NUDIX domain-containing protein, translating into MSKQLNILNTRQGYSGFFRIDILRYQHSLYAGGMSAEIDRELFGRGEAAVLLLYDSQAEELILIEQCRAGALVHAQKANSPDKAWLIEPIAGMIDSGETAEQAAVREAKEEAGIDIPAAEYVCKFYPSPGGSDEVLHLFAAQIDINDVADFAGLEEDVEDIKVLKIPFDEAKQNLLNGHYNVASTIIALQWLFFQRQNDAGLC; encoded by the coding sequence ATGAGTAAACAGCTGAATATACTGAATACAAGACAAGGTTATAGCGGCTTTTTTCGTATTGATATTCTTCGCTATCAACATAGTCTTTACGCAGGTGGAATGAGTGCGGAAATCGATCGAGAACTGTTCGGTCGCGGTGAAGCGGCGGTGCTGCTTTTGTATGATTCGCAGGCCGAAGAACTCATATTGATCGAACAGTGTCGGGCAGGGGCTTTAGTGCACGCCCAAAAGGCAAATTCACCGGACAAGGCATGGCTGATCGAGCCGATTGCCGGTATGATCGATTCTGGTGAGACGGCTGAGCAGGCTGCCGTGCGCGAAGCCAAGGAAGAGGCGGGCATTGATATCCCGGCGGCAGAATATGTCTGCAAGTTTTATCCGAGTCCGGGCGGTTCGGATGAAGTGTTGCACCTGTTTGCCGCTCAGATCGATATTAATGATGTCGCGGATTTTGCCGGATTGGAAGAAGATGTCGAAGACATCAAGGTTCTCAAGATCCCTTTTGATGAAGCTAAACAAAATCTCCTCAATGGGCACTATAATGTAGCCAGCACAATTATCGCTTTGCAATGGCTGTTTTTTCAGCGCCAAAATGATGCTGGCCTTTGTTAA
- the rplI gene encoding 50S ribosomal protein L9 → MNVILLEKVQNLGTLGDQVSVKSGYARNFLIPQGKAKAATKDNIAEFEAQRAELEAAAAAALSVAQGVYENLNGQVFTIESVAGDEGKLFGSVGTHDIADALQASGFEVERRDIRMPEGALRFVGTYEIDVQLHTDVVATVTVEVKAAE, encoded by the coding sequence ATGAATGTTATTCTGCTTGAAAAAGTACAAAATCTAGGAACTCTAGGTGATCAAGTTTCTGTTAAATCTGGTTACGCGCGTAACTTTTTGATCCCACAAGGTAAAGCGAAAGCAGCTACCAAAGACAATATCGCTGAGTTTGAAGCTCAACGCGCTGAACTTGAAGCGGCTGCAGCTGCGGCACTTTCTGTTGCGCAAGGCGTTTACGAAAACCTTAACGGTCAAGTATTTACTATCGAATCTGTTGCCGGTGATGAAGGTAAACTATTCGGTTCTGTTGGTACTCACGACATCGCTGATGCGTTGCAGGCTTCTGGTTTCGAAGTTGAGCGTCGCGATATCCGTATGCCTGAAGGTGCGCTTCGTTTCGTAGGTACTTACGAAATCGACGTTCAGTTGCACACTGACGTTGTTGCAACCGTAACGGTTGAAGTTAAAGCTGCCGAATAA
- the alr gene encoding alanine racemase yields MIYRPTKAYVSLPALSHNLKLIKKLSPQSKVMAVIKANGYGHGICRVAQQLSEADGFAVTSIEEALVLRQKGYLHRIVLLEGLFSASEIPVVIQNRLDLVLHSQHQLEWLLDYPFDTTLNVWIKIDTGMHRLGFHPDAVESVVQQLLNKSSAFQIHFISHFASADEQDGFSRDFTLAQIDCFNDSTETWPVPKSLANSAGILHYPASHYDWVRPGILLYGCGNPTGSQHNFKPVMRLESQILSLKWIPKGEFVGYGNAWQAPKDTYVGVVAIGYADGYPRHAKEGTPVLVNGVRVRMVGRVSMDMITVDLTPMVNQVKVGDRVVLWGEEALTADEVAKWCGTISYELLTGVTSRVPLIEVR; encoded by the coding sequence ATGATTTATCGTCCTACCAAAGCCTATGTCTCTCTGCCCGCTTTAAGTCACAATCTAAAGCTGATTAAAAAGTTGTCGCCGCAATCCAAGGTCATGGCGGTCATCAAGGCCAATGGCTATGGTCACGGTATCTGTCGCGTTGCCCAGCAGTTATCGGAAGCCGACGGTTTTGCGGTGACCTCGATTGAAGAAGCGCTGGTCTTGCGGCAAAAAGGCTATTTGCACCGTATCGTTCTGCTCGAAGGTCTTTTTTCCGCATCAGAAATTCCCGTTGTTATCCAGAATCGTCTGGATCTGGTGCTGCATTCGCAGCATCAGTTGGAATGGCTTCTGGACTATCCTTTTGACACGACACTTAATGTCTGGATTAAGATCGATACCGGTATGCATCGTCTTGGTTTCCACCCGGATGCGGTAGAAAGCGTGGTTCAGCAACTATTGAATAAGAGCAGCGCTTTCCAAATCCATTTTATTTCGCATTTTGCTTCGGCTGATGAGCAAGATGGTTTTTCACGCGACTTTACGCTGGCGCAAATCGACTGCTTTAATGACAGTACTGAAACTTGGCCGGTGCCGAAAAGCCTGGCTAATTCGGCAGGCATTCTGCATTATCCCGCCAGCCATTACGATTGGGTTCGCCCCGGGATTCTTTTGTACGGATGCGGTAATCCGACGGGATCGCAACATAACTTCAAACCGGTTATGCGTCTTGAATCGCAGATCCTGTCACTCAAATGGATTCCTAAAGGCGAATTTGTCGGCTACGGCAATGCCTGGCAGGCCCCTAAAGACACCTATGTCGGCGTGGTTGCTATCGGCTATGCCGATGGCTATCCGCGCCATGCCAAAGAAGGAACACCGGTGCTGGTTAACGGAGTACGGGTGCGCATGGTCGGGAGAGTGTCTATGGATATGATTACTGTAGATTTGACTCCGATGGTCAACCAGGTGAAGGTTGGTGACCGTGTCGTTCTCTGGGGCGAAGAGGCACTTACTGCGGATGAAGTTGCCAAATGGTGCGGTACCATCAGTTATGAATTACTCACCGGTGTGACTTCCAGAGTTCCGCTGATTGAAGTTCGATGA